CACCGACGCCCTCATGCGCCTCTTCGTGCCCCTCACCTCCCGGCTGGGGGTGAACGCGGCGGTGATCGTGCCGTCGGTGTACAACATTCTGGGGGACATCAACGCGGCGGGGCGCATCGCCGGTCCCATCCTGGTGAAGGCGGGGGCCACCAAGGACGAGCAGAAGATCGCCATCGCCACCATGGTACAGTCCCAGCAGTCCTTCTCCACCTTCATGTTCGGTCTCATCGCCCTCACCGCCGTGGGGGTCAAGGCCTACGCGGTGGTGTTCCTGGCGGTCTTCGCCCCTCTGGTGGTGGTGCCCCTGGTGCTGCGCCTCACCCTGTGGCGGAACACCCGAGCGGTAGCGATCCACGAGCTGCCCCGGTTCACCCCCACCAAGGGGGCCCTGCCCACCCTCTTCGGGGCGGCCAAGGAGGGGGCGGAACTGCTCTTCCTGCTCATCATCCCCGCCGTGGGGGCCATCTTCGCCCTCATCGGCGCCCTGGACTACCTGGGGATCTGGAAGCCCATCGAATCGTCCCTGGGGAGCCTGCTGTCCGCCCTGGCCATCGACCCCAAGACGGGGATGGTGTCCATCCTGGCCTCCCCCACCCTGGCCATGGCGCAGCTCAAGGACGTGGCGGCGGGGATGGACCCGAAGCTGGTGGTGGGTTCCTTCGTCCTGGCCGCCTCGGGGTTCCCCTTCTCGGTGATCCTGGGGCAGATCCCCGCCATCTGGTCGGACTGCACGGACCTGAACGAGAAGGAGGCCATGGGGGCGGCGGTGCTGGGGGCCACCATGCGCCTGTTCACCGCCGGGGCGGTGGCCCTGCTGGTGACCCCCCTGGTGCTGTAGCCCCACGGGACGGAAGAAGGACGGAACGGGCCGGGCCCCCGGCACTCGGGGGCTCGGCGGATCGGGGAAGGAAGGGATGAACCGGTGAAAAGGGAGACGAAGGTCCTGGTGTCGGGAGGCGGCTGGGGAGGCTGCGCCGCCGCAGAGGCGGCAGCCCTGGCGGGAGCCCGGGTGACCCTGCTGGAGCGCACGGACATGCTCCTGGGAACGGGGCTGGTGGGGGGCATCTTCCGCAACAACGGGAGGTTCGCCGCAGCAGAGGAGCTGATCGCCCTGGGCTGCGGCCTGGTGGAGGTGATGGACGCCTGCGCCCGGCATCGGGACGTGGACTTCCCGGGGCACCGCCACGCCAGCCTCTACGACGTGTACCGCATCGAACCCGCCGTGCAAGCCCGGCTGGAGGAGCTGGGGGTGCGGGTGCTCACCGAGACCTCCGGGGTGGACGCGGCGGTGGAGGGGGGACGGGTGGTCTCGGTGCGCACCTCCCGGGGGGAGACCCTGGAGACGGACGCCCTGGTGGACGCCTCAGGCACCTCCGCCACCCCGGGCAACTGCGTCCGCCACGGCAAGGGCTGCGCCCTGTGCATCCTGCGCTGTCCCGCCTTCACCCCCCGGGTGAGCCTCACCACCCGCCTGGGGGTGGAGGAGTACGACGGCCATCGCGCCGACGGAACCCTGGGTGCCATGAGCGGCTCCTGCAAGCTCTTCAAGGAGTCCCTGGACCCTGCCCTGGCCCGGGAGCTGGACGAGAAGGGAGTCTGTCTGGTACCGGTGCCCGAGGCGGTGCGGGAGGACCTCTCCATCCTGGGGACCAAGGCCTGCCAGCAGTACGCCCTGAAGGAGTTCGTGGAGAACCTGGTGCTCCTGGACACGGGCCCCGCCAAGCTCATGACCCCCACCTTCCCCCTGGAGCAGCTCCGCCGGGTCCCGGGGATGGAGCGGGCCCGGTTCGAAGACCCCCTGGGAGGGGGACGGGGCAACTCCATGCGCTTCTTCCGCTTCGCCCGGTGCGACGCCTCCCTGCGGGCCCGGGGCCCCGCCGAAAACCTCTTCTGCGCCGGGGAGCGGGGAGGCCCCATGGTGGGACACACGGAGGCCCTGGTCACGGGAGCCCTGGCGGGGCACAACGCGGCGCGGTGCGCCCTGGGGCTGGACCCCCTGGTGCTCCCCCCCTCCCTGGCCTGCGGGGACTTCGTGGCCCACGTGCTGGAGCAGGTGGAGACGGAGGCAGGACGGGGCACCAAGTTCACCTTCTCCGGCTCCGTCTACCTGGAACGCATGAAGGCCCTGGGCCTGGACGGGACGGATGCCCCGGCGATCCGCCGACGGGTGGAGGCTGCGGGGCTCCGGCAGGTCTTCCGTACCCCCCTGACGACCCTTCGGGCATAGAAAACCACGAGCCCCCCTTCACCTTCCGGCGAAGAGGGGCTACCCTTTTTCCCAGCTGCCCCCTTGCGGGGCGTCGCGAGGAGGTCACCCCATGCACGAACGCTCCAACGTCCAGACCGCCCTGCTGTCCATCCTGGGTTCCGCCCGGCAGCCCCTGGGGGCCGGAGCGGCCCGGGAGGCCCTCTGCCGGGAGGGCTTCGAGGTCAGCGAGGCCACGGCGGGACGGCTCCTCCGGGCCCTGGAGGAGCAGGGCCTGGCCCGCAAGGTGAGCGTCCAGGGACGCCTCCTCACGGACCAGGGACGCCTCCTTCTGGAGACCACCCAGCGGGAACAGCGGCGCTCCCAGTCCGCGGAGGCCTTTCTGGAGGTGCTGGAGGCCACCCAGAGGCGGGAGATGATCGACCTCCTGGTGGCCAGAAGGGCCATCGAGGGAGAGATCGCCTCCCTGGCGGCCCGCTACGGCACGGAGGAGGAGCTGCGGCAGCTTCGGGAGCTTCTGACCCTGACCCAGGTGGCCCGGGCGGAGGGGCGCAACCTGGCCGCCCTGGACCAGCGCTTCCACGGCCTCATCGCCGCCATGTCCCGCAACCGGGTGTTGGAGGCGGCTCTCCAGCTCATCCGACAGCACGGGGACCCCTCTCCCATCCTCCCGGAGATCCGGGCCCGCTCAGGCCACGGCTCCGGGCAGGACCACGTCCTCATCCTGGAAGCCCTGGAGGCACGGGACCCGGAGCGGGCCCGGGAGGCCATGACGAACCATCTGGGGAGCGTCCTGGCGGACGTGGAAGCCTATCCGGAAAAACCCCTTTGAGCGCCCTTCCAACCCGGTTTGTTCCACCTGTCGCCCCTCCCTTCGGGAGGGGCGTTGTATTCTCTTCGCCCTAGCGGGGATTGACAGACATGGGGGACAACCCTAGCATGTTGCTCATCAGTGATGATGTGCTCATCCGTGAGGAGTCTCGGGGACCGGTCCTGAGGAAAAAGGAGGGAGTGTCTTGGAAAAGCGACGAATCGCCGTGGTGGGCTTCGGCCACGTGGGGTGCGGCGCCGTGGAGGCCCTGGAGGTGGCCCCGGACCTGGAACTGGCGGGGGTGGTGCTCCAGGATGAGGGGGAGATCCGCCGGGCCTGCTGCAGCCTGGGAAGCGTGCCGGTGGTCCGACACCTGGCAGAGCTGGAAAAGGTGGACGCGGCGCTCCTGGCGGTGCCCAGCCGCTGCGTCCCCAAACTGGCCCCCCCCATCCTGGAGACGGGGGTCGCCACGGTGGACTGTTACGACATCCACGGGGATCCCCTCATGACCCTTCGGGCGACCCTGGATCCCATCGCCCGGG
The sequence above is drawn from the Aminomonas paucivorans DSM 12260 genome and encodes:
- a CDS encoding FAD-dependent oxidoreductase — its product is MKRETKVLVSGGGWGGCAAAEAAALAGARVTLLERTDMLLGTGLVGGIFRNNGRFAAAEELIALGCGLVEVMDACARHRDVDFPGHRHASLYDVYRIEPAVQARLEELGVRVLTETSGVDAAVEGGRVVSVRTSRGETLETDALVDASGTSATPGNCVRHGKGCALCILRCPAFTPRVSLTTRLGVEEYDGHRADGTLGAMSGSCKLFKESLDPALARELDEKGVCLVPVPEAVREDLSILGTKACQQYALKEFVENLVLLDTGPAKLMTPTFPLEQLRRVPGMERARFEDPLGGGRGNSMRFFRFARCDASLRARGPAENLFCAGERGGPMVGHTEALVTGALAGHNAARCALGLDPLVLPPSLACGDFVAHVLEQVETEAGRGTKFTFSGSVYLERMKALGLDGTDAPAIRRRVEAAGLRQVFRTPLTTLRA
- a CDS encoding FCD domain-containing protein — its product is MHERSNVQTALLSILGSARQPLGAGAAREALCREGFEVSEATAGRLLRALEEQGLARKVSVQGRLLTDQGRLLLETTQREQRRSQSAEAFLEVLEATQRREMIDLLVARRAIEGEIASLAARYGTEEELRQLRELLTLTQVARAEGRNLAALDQRFHGLIAAMSRNRVLEAALQLIRQHGDPSPILPEIRARSGHGSGQDHVLILEALEARDPERAREAMTNHLGSVLADVEAYPEKPL